ATTTATGGAAGTTCTTTAAAGATTTTAATGGCAGATCTATCTCAAAAACTTAAAAGGAAAAGCAGAAAGAGTAGCTCTACGTCTAGCGAAGAGGACAACCGACCATCTGAAGATAAAAGATCGAAATTTGACCTGTCAGAGGAAGATTGCGGAATCGACGAAGTTCATTCAATACTAGAAATGGCGGAAGACGTGCTGCCTAAACTTGAAATTGTTCTGAAAAAACTGGAGGCAATGGAAACAAAACTCGACAATCTTGAAGGCTATGTCAAAAACGTGGACGCTAAAGTGAGCGCGCTAACTATGAAAGTGGAAACTCTGGAGGTGACAACAAGAAATTCAATGAAGTCTATCGAAGAGCTTGACAGAGGATTGGCATTCCTGAACAGCGAGGTCGAGGAGCTAAAGAAATTGGAGAaagactgcactgctctcagacaAGAAGTTCTCTATATGGGAGTTTACCAAAGGAGGGAAAACCTTCGTTTCTATGGTATTGAAGAAGACCCTGAGGGCGCAGAAGACACGCGGCAAGTTTTGATAGATTTCTTGCAATCAGAGCTTGGCATCGAGGATGCTAGCGATATAGAATTCCAGAGAGTTCACAGAATTGG
The nucleotide sequence above comes from Acropora muricata isolate sample 2 chromosome 12, ASM3666990v1, whole genome shotgun sequence. Encoded proteins:
- the LOC136893172 gene encoding chromosome partition protein Smc-like; amino-acid sequence: MADLSQKLKRKSRKSSSTSSEEDNRPSEDKRSKFDLSEEDCGIDEVHSILEMAEDVLPKLEIVLKKLEAMETKLDNLEGYVKNVDAKVSALTMKVETLEVTTRNSMKSIEELDRGLAFLNSEVEELKKLEKDCTALRQEVLYMGVYQRRENLRFYGIEEDPEGAEDTRQVLIDFLQSELGIEDASDIEFQRVHRIGPFNQQASKPRQIIARFLRYPDRERVMSNARILKGKHFGISADLPKEIVDRRKKLLPKFFAAKKAGKAAYFRRAEPDKLFIDGRLFSN